Proteins from a genomic interval of Nocardioides jishulii:
- the pgl gene encoding 6-phosphogluconolactonase: protein MTDRVHDDVTALVEDAAAWFLARLATAQAEGRVPHVVLTGGSIAAPFHREVARTASTSGVDMSRVDWWWGDERFVPADSDERNCRSGLEDLLHPLGVPAERIHVAAASDAVATVEEAAQRYADQIRASGVPEFEVALFGIGPDGHVASLFPHHPAAAIRHALTVPVHDSPKPPPQRVSLTYEALASSRAVAFLAAGDGKADAVAAAHGEGSWEECPARGVRGRDETVWFLDAAAASGLT from the coding sequence GTGACTGATCGCGTGCACGACGACGTCACCGCCTTGGTCGAGGACGCCGCCGCCTGGTTCCTGGCTCGGCTCGCCACGGCGCAGGCGGAGGGGCGCGTCCCCCACGTGGTGCTGACGGGTGGCAGCATCGCCGCACCGTTCCACCGCGAGGTGGCGCGCACCGCTTCCACCAGTGGGGTCGACATGTCCCGGGTGGACTGGTGGTGGGGAGACGAACGCTTCGTCCCCGCGGACTCCGACGAGCGCAACTGCCGATCCGGGTTGGAGGACCTCCTGCACCCCCTCGGGGTGCCGGCCGAGCGCATCCACGTGGCGGCGGCGAGTGACGCCGTGGCCACCGTGGAGGAGGCGGCGCAGCGCTACGCCGACCAGATCCGTGCCTCCGGCGTCCCCGAGTTCGAGGTGGCTCTCTTCGGGATCGGCCCGGACGGCCACGTCGCGTCACTCTTCCCCCACCACCCGGCCGCCGCGATCCGTCATGCGCTGACGGTCCCCGTGCACGACTCCCCCAAGCCGCCGCCCCAGCGCGTGAGCCTGACCTACGAAGCCCTGGCGTCCAGCAGGGCCGTGGCCTTCCTGGCGGCCGGTGACGGCAAGGCCGACGCAGTCGCCGCGGCGCACGGCGAGGGATCCTGGGAGGAGTGCCCGGCTCGGGGCGTACGAGGGCGGGACGAGACCGTCTGGTTCCTGGACGCGGCCGCTGCGAGTGGGCTCACCTGA
- a CDS encoding glucose-6-phosphate dehydrogenase assembly protein OpcA has protein sequence MKKLEETNASEIAAEFLRARRAAGSPAMGMVLTLVVVASDEEAEAAMDVARAAARDHPARILGVVLGDGRGHAHVDAEVGTGAGHPGETALIRLRGAVVKHAESVVLPLLLPDSPVAVWWADQGPDDPASDPLGRLATRRITDLGTHASPRSKAGLRRFAHYTPGDTDLAWTRLTLWRATLAAVLDQHSARVTAVRVSAERGHPSAGLLRAWLSHCLHLDVELLPTDGPAVTEVVLETAQGPIRISRPDGKDATLSTPNRPERPVSLRIREIHELISEELRHLDADEIYELTIRKVLELEQSP, from the coding sequence CTGACGCTGGTCGTGGTGGCCTCCGACGAAGAGGCAGAGGCTGCGATGGACGTGGCCCGCGCCGCGGCGCGCGACCACCCCGCCCGGATCCTGGGGGTCGTCCTCGGCGACGGACGGGGACATGCCCACGTGGACGCCGAGGTCGGCACCGGAGCCGGGCACCCGGGCGAGACGGCGTTGATACGCCTGCGTGGAGCCGTGGTGAAGCACGCGGAGTCGGTCGTGCTGCCGCTGCTGCTGCCCGACTCGCCGGTCGCGGTCTGGTGGGCGGACCAGGGCCCTGACGACCCGGCGTCGGACCCACTGGGCCGACTGGCCACCCGCCGCATCACCGACCTGGGCACGCACGCCAGTCCGCGTTCCAAGGCTGGTCTGCGGCGCTTCGCGCACTACACCCCCGGGGACACGGACCTCGCCTGGACCCGACTGACGCTGTGGCGGGCCACGCTCGCTGCCGTCCTGGACCAGCACTCCGCACGAGTCACCGCGGTCCGGGTCAGCGCCGAGCGTGGACACCCCAGCGCCGGCCTCCTGCGTGCCTGGCTGAGTCACTGCCTGCACCTGGACGTCGAGCTGCTGCCCACCGACGGCCCTGCGGTCACGGAGGTCGTCCTCGAGACGGCGCAGGGACCGATCAGGATCTCGCGTCCCGACGGGAAGGACGCCACGCTCTCGACCCCGAACCGGCCCGAGCGACCCGTCTCGCTCCGTATCCGCGAGATCCACGAGCTGATCTCGGAGGAGCTCCGGCACCTCGACGCCGACGAGATCTACGAGCTCACGATCCGCAAGGTCCTGGAGCTGGAGCAGAGCCCGTGA